A genome region from Camelina sativa cultivar DH55 chromosome 10, Cs, whole genome shotgun sequence includes the following:
- the LOC104717219 gene encoding patatin-like protein 8 produces MNRRYDKPPPLSVSSKGKKKHFVNHTAPNTPGHYEKPQTSPTLSTTRSREPITDSDDKLSYEIFSILESRFLFGYEDPRLLWIPRSPLRPGDSEAGPSPRSPLTPNGVVLPGTPSSSFRSPRGRICVLSIDGGGMRGLLAGKSLIYLEQMLKEKSGDPNARIADYFDVAAGSGVGGVFSAMMFATRDGNRPIFKAEDTWKFLVDNAEGFYRSGGGSGRGGAGAAIKRVMRSGSGSGSSSVTAATAKLEKAMKASFADLTLKDTLKPILISCYDLSSTAPFLFSRADALESDSFDFRLRDICRATWAEPGTFDPVRTCSVDGKTRCVAVGGGLAMSNPTAAAITHVFHNKQEFPAVKGVEDLLVLSLGTGQLFEVNYDYEQVKNWRVKEWARPMARISGDGSAEFVDQAVAMGFGPYRSSNYVRIQQASGSRLGACGPNVDTDPRAENVKKLTEIADEMLKQNNVESVLFGSKRIGEMSNSEKLEWFASELVIEQQRRSVRASPTVTLKQAVSKTNRNAINATLTLISKER; encoded by the exons ATGAATCGGCGCTACGATAAGCCGCCGCCATTGTCAGTTTCCtccaaagggaagaagaagcattTTGTCAACCACACAGCTCCCAACACTCCTGGCCATTACGAGAAACCTCAAACCAGTCCGACGTTGTCAACGACTCGATCTCGCGAACCGATCACCGATTCCGATGATAAGCTCAGTTACGAGATCTTCTCGATTCTCGAAAGCAGGTTTCTCTTCGGATACGAAGACCCAAGGCTACTATGGATACCTCGTAGTCCACTACGACCCGGTGATTCCGAGGCAGGTCCTTCTCCTAGATCTCCGTTGACTCCCAACGGCGTCGTTCTCCCTGGAACGCCGTCTTCGTCGTTCAGAAGTCCTAGAGGAAGGATCTGCGTGTTGAGCATCGACGGTGGCGGCATGAGAGGTCTTTTGGCGGGAAAATCCCTAATCTATTTGGAACAAATGCTCAAAGAGAAATCCGGCGATCCAAACGCTCGAATCGCCGATTACTTCGACGTCGCCGCCGGATCAGGAGTCGGCGGAGTATTCTCGGCGATGATGTTCGCGACAAGAGACGGTAACCGCCCCATTTTCAAAGCGGAGGATACTTGGAAGTTCCTCGTAGACAACGCCGAAGGTTTCTACAGATCAGGCGGCGGAAGCGGAAGAGGAGGAGCCGGAGCGGCGATTAAACGGGTCATgagatccggatccggatccggttCGTCTTCGGTAACCGCCGCAACGGCGAAGCTAGAAAAAGCCATGAAAGCATCGTTCGCTGATCTAACGCTTAAAGACACACTCAAACCAATCCTCATCTCTTGCTACGATCTCTCAAGCACGGCGCCGTTTCTATTCTCACGTGCCGACGCGCTCGAGAGCGACAGTTTCGATTTCCGTCTCCGAGATATCTGCCGAGCCACGTGGGCGGAGCCGGGGACGTTTGATCCGGTTCGCACGTGTTCCGTCGACGGTAAAACACGGTGCGTCGCGGTTGGTGGTGGTCTAGCGATGAGTAATCCGACGGCGGCGGCGATAACGCACGTGTTTCATAACAAACAGGAGTTTCCGGCGGTGAAAGGAGTGGAGGATTTGTTGGTGTTGTCGCTTGGGACTGGTCAGCTTTTTGAAGTGAATTATGATTACGAGCAGGTTAAGAATTGGCGGGTTAAAGAATGGGCTCGGCCCATGGCGAGGATCTCTGGTGATGGATCTGCTGAGTTTGTTGATCAGGCTGTTGCTATGGGCTTTGGGCCTTACCGGAGTAGTAATTACGTTCGCATTcag CAGGCGAGCGGATCCCGACTAGGAGCTTGTGGACCGAACGTGGACACGGATCCAAGGGCGGAGAATGTGAAGAAACTGACGGAGATCGCTGATGAGATGTTGAAGCAAAACAATGTGGAATCGGTTTTGTTCGGAAGCAAAAGGATAGGAGAAATGAGCAATTCAGAGAAACTAGAGTGGTTCGCGAGTGAGCTTGTCATTGAGCAGCAGCGACGAAGTGTTAGAGCGTCTCCAACCGTAACGTTAAAGCAAGCTGTGTCCAAAACCAACCGTAATGCTATTAACGCAACTCTCACTCTCATATctaaagaaagatga